A single genomic interval of Patescibacteria group bacterium harbors:
- the rsmA gene encoding 16S rRNA (adenine(1518)-N(6)/adenine(1519)-N(6))-dimethyltransferase RsmA produces the protein MSLKQETQEICNQYQIQPLRRRGQNFLINQDAINKLLDAANLEKSDCVIEIGAGLGILTQEISEKVKKVLAVEIDKKLIEVLKEKLKDYKNVEILQEDILQIPNSRFQILDSYKVVANLPFNITSAVLRKFLENPDAARGRDSDQERRRKPKSITLILQKEVGERILARPPEMNLLAISIQFYSQPKRIFKISKENFWPKPKVDSIILQIIPNYESNRTNVDEDVFFKIVRAGFSSPRKYLLNNLVKSAMVNKEEGENILSQTNLSLKSRAQELSIENWINLVNKIKK, from the coding sequence ATGTCGCTTAAACAAGAAACACAAGAAATTTGCAATCAATATCAAATTCAACCTTTAAGAAGAAGAGGACAAAATTTTTTAATTAATCAGGACGCGATAAATAAATTATTGGACGCGGCTAATTTGGAAAAATCAGATTGTGTGATAGAAATCGGCGCCGGACTTGGAATTTTAACTCAAGAAATATCGGAAAAAGTAAAAAAAGTTTTAGCCGTGGAAATTGACAAGAAATTAATTGAGGTTTTGAAAGAAAAATTGAAAGATTATAAAAATGTTGAGATTCTACAAGAAGACATTCTTCAAATTCCAAATTCTAGATTCCAAATTCTGGATTCTTACAAGGTGGTGGCGAATTTGCCTTTTAATATTACCAGCGCGGTTCTAAGAAAATTTTTAGAAAATCCCGACGCCGCAAGGGGTCGGGACTCCGACCAAGAGCGTCGGAGAAAACCAAAATCAATAACTCTAATCCTTCAAAAAGAAGTTGGAGAGCGCATTCTGGCTCGACCGCCCGAAATGAATCTTTTGGCGATCTCAATTCAATTTTACAGTCAGCCCAAAAGAATTTTTAAAATTTCAAAAGAAAATTTTTGGCCCAAACCAAAAGTTGATTCAATAATTTTACAAATTATTCCAAATTATGAGTCAAACAGAACCAATGTAGACGAAGATGTTTTTTTTAAAATTGTCAGAGCCGGTTTTTCTTCGCCGCGAAAATACCTCTTGAATAATTTGGTGAAAAGTGCTATGGTAAATAAAGAAGAAGGTGAAAATATTTTATCTCAAACAAATCTTTCTCTAAAATCCAGAGCACAGGAATTATCAATTGAAAATTGGATAAATTTAGTTAATAAAATTAAAAAATAA
- a CDS encoding thrombospondin type 3 repeat-containing protein → MPQKKNTFIIVFFILIGIGAVTLGFLKIKGAIYAPFISYSKPKSLTQEEILAGLKIIDTDQDGFSDFDEQFKYQTSAYLADSDSDGYSDKTEVDAQSDPLNLISTPLNKLAAGSENNLEKTFSSPSVGTLNPTSNLSNESVQKIRDLLVDKGGLSRDVVDKLDSETLQKLYNETKTETGIDLEAIATPNTASGDFSDLDINELRQLLITQGADPEILNKIDDETLKLMFLQSAQQSQ, encoded by the coding sequence ATGCCGCAAAAGAAAAATACTTTTATTATAGTTTTTTTCATCTTAATCGGCATTGGCGCCGTTACTCTTGGTTTTCTGAAAATAAAAGGGGCAATTTATGCTCCTTTTATTAGTTATTCCAAACCAAAATCATTAACCCAAGAAGAGATTTTGGCCGGCTTAAAAATTATTGATACGGATCAAGACGGTTTTTCTGACTTCGACGAACAGTTTAAATATCAAACTTCGGCTTATTTGGCGGACTCTGACAGTGACGGATATTCTGATAAAACCGAAGTAGACGCGCAGTCCGATCCTTTAAATCTTATTTCAACCCCGCTTAATAAATTGGCAGCGGGAAGTGAAAATAATTTAGAAAAAACATTTTCCAGCCCCAGTGTTGGGACATTAAATCCAACTTCTAATTTAAGCAATGAGTCTGTTCAGAAAATTCGTGATTTATTGGTGGATAAAGGAGGTTTAAGCCGTGATGTTGTGGATAAGCTTGATAGCGAAACTCTTCAGAAGTTATATAATGAAACTAAGACAGAAACAGGAATAGATTTGGAAGCAATAGCAACGCCGAATACTGCTTCGGGCGATTTTTCTGATTTGGATATAAATGAGTTACGTCAACTCTTGATCACGCAAGGAGCGGATCCGGAAATATTAAATAAAATAGATGACGAAACATTAAAATTAATGTTTTTACAGTCAGCTCAACAATCACAATAA